The following coding sequences lie in one Paroedura picta isolate Pp20150507F chromosome 10, Ppicta_v3.0, whole genome shotgun sequence genomic window:
- the LOC143820016 gene encoding LOW QUALITY PROTEIN: neurophysin 1-like (The sequence of the model RefSeq protein was modified relative to this genomic sequence to represent the inferred CDS: deleted 1 base in 1 codon): MGTMSYNTLAFCMFSFLALSSACYIQNCPIGGKQSTLDVEVRKCISCGPRNRGHCFGPNICCGEDLGCYFGTAETLRCQEENFLPTPCESGRKPCGSSGGTCASSGICCNHEGCMLDAVCDQE; the protein is encoded by the exons ATGGGGACCATGTCTTATAATACCCTGGCCTTCTGCATGTTCTCCTTCCTGGCTCTGTCTTCGGCC TGCTACATCCAGAACTGCCCCATCGGTGGGAAGCAATCCACCCTGGATGTGGAAGTCAGGAAG TGCATCTCCTGCGGGCCTAGGAATCGGGGCCACTGCTTTGGGCCCAACATTTGCTGCGGAGAAGACCTGGGCTGCTACTTTGGCACCGCCGAGACCCTGAGATGCCAGGAGGAAAACTTCCTGCCGACCCCTTGTGAGTCCGGAAGGAAGCCGTGCGGAAGCAGCGGGGGGACCTGCGCCTCCTCGGGGATCTGCTGCAACCACG AGGGCTGTATGTTGGACGCCGTGTGTGATCAAGAATGA
- the LOC143819497 gene encoding vasotocin-neurophysin VT-like has translation MLDTSLPVCFLCLLTFSSACYIQNCPRGGKRAFPDTEIRQCIPCGPGNKGNCFGPNICCGEDLGCFFGTSETLRCLEENYLPSPCEARGKPCGAGGRCAASGICCSDESCTADLGCVDDGDQNREPSERNLTVLDGSTGDLLLKLMHLANANRQQSGKPQFY, from the exons ATGCTTGACACGTCGCTCCCCGTCTGCTTCCTCTGCCTTCTCACCTTCTCCTCTGCTTGCTACATCCAGAACTGTCCTCGGGGAGGGAAGAGAGCGTTCCCGGACACGGAGATCAGACAG TGCATCCCCTGCGGTCCTGGGAACAAAGGGAATTGCTTTGGCCCCAACATCTGCTGCGGTGAGGATCTCGGCTGCTTCTTCGGCACCTCTGAAACCCTGCGTTGCTTGGAGGAAAACTACCTGCCTTCCCCATGTGAGGCCAGAGGGAAGCCCTGCGGAGCAGGTGGGAGATGCGCAGCCTCCGGAATTTGCTGCAGTGACG AGAGCTGCACCGCCGATCTCGGCTGTGTGGATGATGGCGACCAAAACCGAGAGCCTTCAGAGAGGAACCTGACCGTGCTGGACGGCTCGACGGGAGACCTCCTCCTCAAGCTGATGCACCTGGCCAATGCCAACAGGCAGCAGTCGGGAAAGCCGCAATTCTACTGA
- the UBOX5 gene encoding RING finger protein 37, with product MVINVCLPQFKPRIHCNKISADGYEVQNLISEDLAKRNRGFRCEYFIKPPVQVTLSFPFHVDVCRINIDVSSGSCQNITGLDIWTSSSSSKASWSSPEPPFSGLAGQPVSDKEAFTLVGKAVLKSQSKVTFGHRGFKPRPPFHHPMDTLSSVSGAASLDLWNKGPTSLSGVSHLKICITHVAGGGLPCIKRVEVWGQPAKSCPHGVVDDVLRVASESLTPGFGGQASSLPSPMESDVMPFGTLDSQEPKLMQATLDVPEEFLDPITLEVMTFPMLLPSGKVIDQETLEKCNRSEASWGRVPSDPFTGVAFGQHSHPLPHPSLKARIDHFLLQHCIPGTNLLGRAQASGTAVASSVARSTLKRKMELLEQNLGCHGDLDPSCFLTAESVAVPTSESRAKKMKMECEANASQMDCSTDLASHEQRLSASLDSALSSMPLFTASLTKRQLAPGSGGSGPLNPNSGYEHHRNGAPQGCSSCCKAFSSYFKTEPVYRLPCSHLVCRSCLAEKQKSLSILCVTCKRSVATHDVVRVHF from the exons ATCTCTGCCGATGGTTATGAAGTACAAAACCTTATCTCAGAAGACCTCGCCAAGAGAAACCGGGGCTTCCGCTGCGAGTATTTTATCAAGCCCCCCGTCCAGGTGACgctctctttccccttccacGTAGACGTCTGCCGGATCAACATAGATGTTTCATCTGGCAGCTGTCAAAACATCACGGGGCTGGACATTtggacttcttcctcctccagtaaAGCTTCTTGGAGCAGCCCGGAGCCTCCCTTCTCAGGCTTGGCCGGTCAGCCTGTGTCGGACAAGGAGGCTTTCACGTTGGTGGGCAAAGCCGTGCTGAAGAGTCAAAGCAAAGTCACTTTCGGCCACCGGGGCTTCAAGCCGCGGCCCCCGTTCCATCATCCGATGGACACGCTCTCTTCCGTCTCCGGAGCCGCTTCCCTGGACCTGTGGAACAAAGGCCCCACCTCCCTGAGCGGCGTCTCGCACTTAAAAATCTGCATTACCCACGTGGCAGGGGGTGGCCTCCCTTGCATTAAGAGAGTGGAGGTCTGGGGCCAGCCGGCCAAATCTTGCCCTCACGGAGTGGTGGACGACGTCCTCCGGGTGGCCTCGGAATCCTTGACGCCGGGCTTCGGCGGGCAGGCGTCCAGCCTTCCGTCCCCCATGGAGAGCGACGTGATGCCCTTCGGCACCCTGGACAGCCAGGAGCCAAAGCTGATGCAGGCGACGCTGGACGTCCCCGAGGAGTTCCTAGACCCCATCACCCTGGAGGTGATGACCTTCCCCATGCTCCTGCCCTCGGGCAAAGTCATCGACCAGGAGACCCTGGAGAAGTGCAACCGGAGCGAAGCTTCCTGGGGCCGGGTCCCCAGCGACCCGTTCACGGGGGTGGCTTTCGGCCAGCACTCCCACCCGCTTCCCCACCCCTCTCTGAAAGCCAGGATAGACCACTTCCTCCTCCAGCACTGCATCCCGGGCACGAACTTGCTCGGGAGGGCTCAGGCCTCAGGAACCGCCGTCGCCTCTTCCGTAGCCAGGTCTACTCTGAAAAGGAAAATGGAACTCCTGGAGCAGAACCTGGGTTGCCACGGcgacttggacccttcctgtttTTTGACGGCGGAATCGGTCGCCGTGCCTACCTCAGAGTCCCGCGcgaaaaaaatgaaaatggagtGCGAGGCCAACGCCTCCCAGATGGACTGCTCGACAG ATCTGGCTTCTCACGAGCAGAGGCTTTCTGCCAGCTTGGACAGCGCCCTGAGCTCCATGCCATTGTTCACCGCTAGCCTGACGAAGCGCCAGCTGGCTCCGGGGAGCGGAGGCAGCGGCCCCTTGAACCCGAACAGCGGATATG aGCACCACCGAAACGGGGCTCCCCAGGGCTgctcctcctgctgcaaggccTTCTCCTCCTACTTCAAGACGGAGCCCGTTTACCGGCTCCCTTGCAGCCACCTCGTCTGTCGCTCCTGCTTGGCCGAAAAGCAGAAATCCCTCTCGATACTGTGCGTGACTTGCAAGCGGTCGGTCGCCACACACGACGTCGTGAGGGTCCACTTCTGA